The DNA segment CCAGCAGCGCGGAGGCGAGAACCGGGGCGAGTCGACGGGTCATGGCCCGACGCTAGCGCGCTGCTCCGCCCGGGGACAGGATCATCGGGATCACGACTCGAGCGGAGACCGCGTGGACGGGGACGACGGCCCGTCACTCCGCCGGAGCGACGACGCGGCGGCCCTGCACGTGGACCGCCGCGATGGCGGGCTCGCGCAGGCCCAGGAGCAGGGCGAACAGCAGCTGGGCCGTCGCCTCCTCCGGATCGTCGGCGCGGACGCCGAGGGCGAGGACCTCCGCGAGCGGCTCCCAGCGGTGGGGCTCGATGCGGAGGAAGTCCGCGTCCTTGCCGAGGTCGAAGTTGCCGAAGCGCTCCTCCATGTCCAGCGCCCGCGCACCGGCCAGCGTCGCGGTGAAGAGCAGCTGGGCCGGGTGCAGCGCGATCGACGCGTCGCCCTCCTCCGACAGGTGCACCTTGAAGGCGTCGTTCGCCACCCGCGCGAGCAGCCACTCGTCGCCGGCGCCGATGTCGCTGCCGAGCGCGATCGTCACGCCCGCCGCAGCGGTGCGCCGCCACGGCATCGTCCCCGAGCCGAGGAACTGCTGCGAGGTCGGGCAGTGCGCGATCGAGGTGCCGGTCGCGGCCATCCGGTGCAGCTCCGCGTCCTGGCAGTGCACGGCGTGCGCGAGGATCGTCCGCCGGCCGAGCAGCGAGGACCCGCCGCGCCGCGAGCCGGGCAGGAACAGCCCGTCGTAGGTGTCCAGGTAGCTGCGGGTGCCGAAGCTCGCGAGGACCGCCGCTATCTCGCCGTCGCCCGGCCGGTCGTTCTCGTTGAGGTGGCTGTGCACGTACACGCCGCGGTCGCGGACGCCGTCGTAGAGCTCGCCGAGCCCGGCGAGCGTCGTCGGGCTCACCGACAGCGAGAAGCGGGGGACGATCGCGACCTGCTGCAGCGCCGTCGAGGGGTCACCGGTGTCGACCGCGTGCCAGCGGTCGATCTCCTCGGCGACGAGCGCGAGCGCCTCGTCCTCGCCGGTCAGCAGCGCCGCGGCCGACGGCGGCCCGACCGTCTGCAGTCCGCGACCGGACACCGTGCGCAGCCCCGCCTCGACACTCCGCTCGAACAGCGCGTCCTGCGCGTGCGGGAACGCCGAGCCGAAGACCATCGCCGCGGTCGTCCCGGCGCTCACCCGTCGCCGGGTGAAGGCCCGCGCGATGCGGCCGGCGAACTCCTCGTCGGCCAGCCGCGACTCCGCCGGGAAGATCGCGGTGTCGAGCCACTCGAGCAGCTGCCCGCCGCCGAACGCGTCGGTCGAGTACGTCTGCGGGAAGTGCAGGTGCGTGTCGACGAAGCCCGGCAGGAGGAACGCGCCCGCGTCGCCGGTGACCGGCCAGTCCGCGTAGTCGCGGGGGAGTGCGGCGTGCGGTCCGACCCAGAGGATCGTCCCGGTGTCGCCGACGACGAGCGCGCCGTCCGGGATCGACACCAGCGCGTCCGCGGCCGTCTCGACGGTGGGCCGGCCGGCCACGTGCAGGACGTGGCCGCGGTGCACGCCGCGCCGGCCGGCGCCCTGACCGGACCCTCCGCTCACACCAGTCCCGAGTACGCGTACCAGGCGGGCCCGGCGTCCGGCGCGTCGTCGCGGGTGACGGCGGCCTGGATGAGCCCGTAGGGCCGGTCGGCGGCGTGGTAGACCTCGTTGTCGTTCTCGACGCCGAAGGGCGAGAGGTCGTAGAGGAAGTGGTGCTTGTTCGGGGCCGAGAGGCGCACCTCGACGATCTGCGGGAACTCCTCCAGCACCGCCTTGCCCATCTCGAAGAGCGTCTGCTGCAGGGCGAGCGAGTGCACGGTGGCGAAGCGGCTGATCATCAGCGCCTTCACTCCGGCGTAGACGGCCTCCCAGTCGCTCGCGGCGATCTCCTCGTCGCTGAGGGCGAAGCGCCACTTCGCGACCAGCGAGGTCGCCATCACGCGGTCCCGGGTCGGCGGGAGCACCGTGTACGGGTCGGTGAGGAAGCCGTGGAACTCCGAGCCGGTGGACTTGAGGATCGTCAGGTCCTTGAAGCCGCCGGTGATCCAGACCTGCTGCGCGTCGCCGGTG comes from the Rathayibacter festucae DSM 15932 genome and includes:
- a CDS encoding amidohydrolase family protein, with amino-acid sequence MSGGSGQGAGRRGVHRGHVLHVAGRPTVETAADALVSIPDGALVVGDTGTILWVGPHAALPRDYADWPVTGDAGAFLLPGFVDTHLHFPQTYSTDAFGGGQLLEWLDTAIFPAESRLADEEFAGRIARAFTRRRVSAGTTAAMVFGSAFPHAQDALFERSVEAGLRTVSGRGLQTVGPPSAAALLTGEDEALALVAEEIDRWHAVDTGDPSTALQQVAIVPRFSLSVSPTTLAGLGELYDGVRDRGVYVHSHLNENDRPGDGEIAAVLASFGTRSYLDTYDGLFLPGSRRGGSSLLGRRTILAHAVHCQDAELHRMAATGTSIAHCPTSQQFLGSGTMPWRRTAAAGVTIALGSDIGAGDEWLLARVANDAFKVHLSEEGDASIALHPAQLLFTATLAGARALDMEERFGNFDLGKDADFLRIEPHRWEPLAEVLALGVRADDPEEATAQLLFALLLGLREPAIAAVHVQGRRVVAPAE
- the pucL gene encoding factor-independent urate hydroxylase; translation: MSIILGDHQYGKAENRVVRIYRDSPRHEIHDVNVSTALRGDFAAAHLTGDQSAVLPTDTQKQTAYSFAKEKGLRSIEAYGLELARHFVDGTETVHGARIEIEEFAWERVLVDGAEHDHTWVRKGQEVRTASVTVEGTGDAQQVWITGGFKDLTILKSTGSEFHGFLTDPYTVLPPTRDRVMATSLVAKWRFALSDEEIAASDWEAVYAGVKALMISRFATVHSLALQQTLFEMGKAVLEEFPQIVEVRLSAPNKHHFLYDLSPFGVENDNEVYHAADRPYGLIQAAVTRDDAPDAGPAWYAYSGLV